One Algihabitans albus DNA segment encodes these proteins:
- a CDS encoding chalcone isomerase family protein → MSANDYGLPRSVQVGERELDINGYGKREILFFDAYACALYLARPSSDASFIMSGDISTAIVVRVLANDPPDEFPDKWDEILRQEISGRAYRRLEKAFERLSTGDKIQFLYGPGQGTRVLLNDKQVVSDPGHGLMVEILDHWIGSDPVSIDLASALLAR, encoded by the coding sequence GTGTCGGCAAACGACTACGGGCTGCCGCGCTCAGTTCAAGTCGGTGAACGTGAACTCGACATCAACGGCTATGGTAAGCGAGAGATCTTGTTTTTCGATGCTTATGCCTGCGCTCTCTATCTTGCTCGGCCGAGCAGCGACGCCAGTTTCATCATGAGTGGTGATATATCGACGGCCATCGTAGTTAGAGTGCTCGCGAACGACCCCCCTGACGAGTTCCCGGACAAATGGGATGAAATTCTCAGGCAGGAGATATCCGGCAGAGCCTATCGTCGGCTAGAGAAGGCGTTCGAAAGACTGTCGACGGGAGATAAGATTCAGTTTCTGTATGGGCCCGGCCAAGGCACTCGCGTGCTGCTGAACGACAAGCAAGTCGTGAGCGATCCTGGTCATGGCTTGATGGTAGAGATTCTGGATCACTGGATTGGTAGTGATCCCGTCTCAATCGATCTGGCGAGTGCGTTGCTCGCGCGCTAG
- a CDS encoding Rieske (2Fe-2S) protein yields MSAVSGWQVAAALPEVSQGLHELILGDEVVLLVRRGDEILAMQGLCPHTLARLAEGQVDAAGWLHCPRHKARFRVADGVCGSGWVLPPLRQYEVRVTDGMVLLPDPLTPLD; encoded by the coding sequence ATGAGCGCAGTCAGCGGATGGCAGGTAGCGGCGGCCCTGCCGGAGGTATCGCAAGGGCTTCACGAGCTGATCCTGGGCGACGAGGTCGTGCTTTTGGTCCGGCGCGGCGATGAGATCCTCGCCATGCAAGGCCTCTGCCCCCACACCCTCGCGCGTCTCGCCGAGGGACAGGTCGATGCGGCGGGCTGGCTGCACTGCCCGCGCCACAAGGCGCGCTTCCGGGTAGCCGACGGCGTCTGCGGGTCCGGCTGGGTGCTGCCGCCGTTGCGGCAGTATGAAGTGCGCGTGACCGATGGCATGGTGCTGCTGCCCGATCCCCTGACGCCGTTGGACTAG
- a CDS encoding oxamate carbamoyltransferase subunit AllG family protein, protein MTSSPATLQSHTRFVAAVPALTRIAPLVDLVPGLPRRTLLHAGPPFADPLDLPPPVFNSVAAACRHEGWAGSMDSVRSALSEGSVRLAAAQDHGVVTPLTFVVGPSMFALEVADRETERTRVSPLNDGPLPHALRLGTGAEEGLAILRRLTDGIGADLAAHLRGPVPVLPVLAKALREGDELHGRVNAAQAEVRGFFDAELPARAAVYLAQANQFVLNVIMATSAVMMAAGNGVEGSEFVVAAGGNGREMGWKLAKAPDTWITAPAARPVGGRLPGHEAAQPLPAIGDSAVVDAVGFGAACLRFAPELGETLKRHIDTDFYSEAAHAPFVGPHPALPDGVRVGLDLTRPRSILGIMLGMVGEQGTEGLIGRGVAPWPAS, encoded by the coding sequence GTGACCTCTTCGCCTGCCACACTGCAGTCCCACACGCGGTTCGTCGCAGCCGTGCCGGCCTTGACCCGCATCGCGCCGCTGGTCGATCTGGTGCCCGGCCTGCCGCGGCGGACGCTGCTGCATGCGGGGCCGCCCTTCGCCGACCCTCTCGACCTGCCACCGCCGGTCTTCAACAGCGTTGCCGCCGCCTGCCGGCACGAGGGGTGGGCGGGATCGATGGACAGCGTGCGTTCGGCTCTGTCTGAAGGCTCCGTGCGGCTGGCGGCGGCGCAGGACCACGGGGTCGTGACGCCGCTCACCTTTGTCGTCGGTCCGAGCATGTTCGCACTGGAGGTGGCCGATCGGGAGACGGAGCGCACGCGGGTGTCGCCGCTGAACGATGGGCCGCTGCCGCACGCCTTGCGCCTGGGAACGGGGGCGGAGGAGGGGCTGGCGATTCTGCGCCGCCTGACCGACGGTATCGGCGCCGACCTGGCCGCGCATTTGCGGGGGCCAGTGCCGGTGCTGCCGGTGCTGGCGAAGGCGCTGCGCGAAGGCGACGAGCTGCACGGGCGGGTGAACGCGGCCCAGGCAGAGGTGCGCGGCTTTTTCGATGCGGAGCTGCCGGCACGCGCTGCCGTCTATCTGGCTCAGGCGAACCAATTCGTCCTCAACGTCATCATGGCGACCAGCGCAGTCATGATGGCCGCCGGTAACGGCGTCGAAGGCAGCGAATTTGTCGTTGCGGCCGGCGGCAACGGGCGGGAGATGGGCTGGAAGCTGGCGAAGGCGCCCGACACCTGGATCACCGCACCGGCCGCGCGCCCTGTGGGTGGCCGCCTGCCGGGCCACGAGGCCGCGCAGCCCTTGCCCGCCATCGGCGATAGCGCGGTCGTGGACGCGGTCGGCTTCGGCGCCGCCTGCCTGCGCTTCGCTCCGGAGCTGGGGGAGACTCTGAAGCGGCATATCGACACGGACTTCTATTCGGAGGCAGCGCATGCCCCCTTCGTCGGACCGCACCCGGCGCTTCCGGACGGTGTGCGGGTCGGCCTGGACCTGACGCGCCCGCGCAGCATCCTCGGCATCATGCTGGGCATGGTCGGAGAGCAGGGCACCGAAGGCCTGATCGGCCGTGGCGTCGCCCCCTGGCCCGCTTCCTAG
- a CDS encoding entericidin A/B family lipoprotein, with amino-acid sequence MSRQIFARFLVSIFFASLLSLTAACNTVEGAGEDVEAAGEAIQDGAQDTKDAID; translated from the coding sequence ATGAGCAGACAGATTTTCGCACGATTTCTCGTCTCAATCTTCTTTGCATCACTCCTGTCACTTACGGCCGCCTGTAATACTGTCGAAGGCGCTGGCGAAGATGTCGAAGCAGCCGGCGAGGCCATTCAGGACGGCGCCCAGGACACCAAAGACGCTATCGACTAA
- a CDS encoding SAM-dependent methyltransferase, whose protein sequence is MTIWWGAYLGMPEELLLSGPLAEIGPEIVPARAATRARHGWIMDIYLLRRTTPAA, encoded by the coding sequence GTGACGATCTGGTGGGGTGCCTACCTGGGCATGCCCGAAGAACTCCTGCTCAGCGGTCCGCTGGCCGAGATCGGGCCGGAGATCGTCCCGGCCCGCGCGGCCACCCGCGCCCGGCATGGCTGGATCATGGACATCTATCTTCTGCGCCGAACCACGCCTGCGGCCTAA
- a CDS encoding exopolysaccharide biosynthesis protein has product MEEEENLTDLVRRLRDEADDGQVTLDDAMKAIGSRAIGPLLFIPSLLAISPIGEIPGMSIVLASVIILVAAQSIVSSDHIWLPEVLRKKKLPPDTWSAALDKAERWTKPLDRYFGRRLSTLVRPPIPSLIAAVCIVLAAAIVPLALIPFAVAAPAGAVLLFSIGLVTRDGLVIVCGGAVAVAAIVWAASTL; this is encoded by the coding sequence ATGGAAGAAGAAGAGAACCTCACCGATCTGGTCAGACGACTGCGCGATGAGGCAGACGACGGCCAGGTAACGCTTGATGACGCGATGAAGGCAATTGGGTCCCGCGCAATCGGGCCGCTGCTATTCATTCCTTCGCTGTTGGCCATTTCGCCGATCGGCGAAATTCCTGGGATGTCGATCGTTTTAGCTTCGGTGATTATCCTGGTCGCAGCTCAGAGCATTGTATCCAGCGACCACATTTGGCTCCCAGAGGTTCTTAGAAAGAAGAAGCTGCCGCCCGATACTTGGAGTGCGGCGCTCGATAAGGCCGAGCGATGGACGAAGCCGCTCGACCGCTACTTCGGGCGACGGCTATCGACCTTAGTTCGGCCGCCTATTCCCAGCTTGATCGCCGCAGTGTGCATTGTCTTGGCTGCTGCCATCGTGCCCCTGGCGCTGATTCCTTTCGCTGTCGCCGCCCCGGCAGGGGCGGTTCTTCTATTCTCCATCGGTCTCGTGACCCGTGACGGCCTCGTCATCGTTTGTGGGGGTGCGGTGGCGGTTGCAGCCATCGTATGGGCAGCCTCAACACTATAG
- a CDS encoding amidohydrolase/deacetylase family metallohydrolase codes for MGETQQFDILIAGGTVIDPAGGRNGRFDVGISDGKIAAVEPDLSAAQTAERIDATGLLVLPGMIDTHAHVYQHVTGKFGLNPDLVGVRSGVTTLIDQGGPSCMTIGGFRHYVSGPADSRVLCFISCYLVGGLEGHLYPDLYGPNGVNPEHTGRVAKQNLDLIKGIKAHAEIGGQSRWGLEVIKVGKTISRETDLPLYIHLGQLWPTADSAPIPDADELIRELVPIMEAGDILAHPFTRHPGGFVSSTGEIHPILLEAVHDRGVTVDVGHGSHFSFDVARKVLAAGIEPFTLGADMHGYNVRVPETADAEERLSNPFAGVAPFNLTIAMSELLHLGVPLERVVAMVTANPAKMIRMEDTLGTLQPGREADVSVLKIESGRFKLSDNSGVEETAERLVRPVLCLRGGRRFDVDSPFVPPAIAA; via the coding sequence GTGGGCGAAACGCAGCAGTTCGACATCCTGATCGCCGGCGGGACGGTGATCGACCCGGCCGGCGGCCGCAACGGGCGTTTCGATGTCGGCATCAGCGACGGCAAAATAGCCGCCGTTGAGCCCGACCTGTCGGCGGCCCAGACTGCCGAGCGGATCGACGCAACGGGGTTGCTCGTCCTGCCGGGCATGATCGACACCCACGCTCATGTCTACCAGCACGTCACCGGCAAGTTCGGGCTGAACCCGGACCTCGTCGGCGTCCGCTCCGGCGTCACCACGCTGATCGACCAGGGCGGCCCGAGCTGCATGACCATCGGCGGCTTCCGCCACTACGTCTCCGGCCCGGCCGACAGCCGCGTGCTCTGCTTCATCTCCTGCTATCTGGTGGGCGGCCTCGAGGGGCACCTTTACCCCGATCTCTATGGCCCGAACGGCGTCAATCCGGAGCACACCGGCCGGGTCGCCAAGCAGAACCTGGACCTGATCAAGGGCATCAAGGCGCACGCCGAGATCGGCGGCCAGTCGCGCTGGGGCCTCGAGGTGATCAAGGTGGGAAAGACGATAAGCCGCGAGACCGACCTGCCGCTCTACATCCACCTAGGCCAGCTCTGGCCGACGGCCGACTCGGCACCGATTCCCGACGCAGACGAGCTGATCCGCGAGCTGGTGCCGATCATGGAGGCGGGCGACATCCTGGCCCATCCCTTCACCCGGCACCCCGGCGGCTTCGTTTCCTCGACCGGCGAGATCCACCCGATTCTGCTTGAGGCGGTGCACGACCGCGGTGTGACGGTGGATGTCGGCCACGGCTCGCACTTCAGCTTCGACGTGGCGCGCAAGGTGCTGGCGGCCGGGATAGAGCCCTTCACGCTGGGCGCCGACATGCACGGCTACAATGTGCGCGTCCCCGAAACGGCAGACGCGGAGGAGCGGCTCAGCAACCCCTTCGCCGGCGTCGCACCCTTCAACCTGACCATCGCCATGAGCGAGCTGCTACATCTGGGCGTGCCGCTGGAGCGGGTCGTCGCCATGGTGACGGCGAACCCGGCGAAGATGATCCGCATGGAGGACACGCTCGGCACGCTGCAGCCGGGCCGCGAGGCCGACGTCAGCGTGCTGAAGATCGAGAGCGGCCGGTTCAAGTTGTCCGACAACAGCGGCGTCGAGGAGACCGCCGAGAGGCTGGTGCGGCCGGTCCTCTGCCTGCGCGGCGGCCGGCGATTCGATGTCGATTCGCCCTTCGTCCCGCCGGCGATAGCGGCCTGA
- a CDS encoding FAD binding domain-containing protein, which yields MKPAPFDYFGAGGLEDAMAALSGGAAKPMAGNQSLGPMLNLRLARPAALVDVSLLPELRGVEEGPDWVRLGAAVTHAEIEDGEVPDPTPGWLQAVAANIAYRAVRNRGTLGGSLAHADPAADWCVVMTGLGAMALLDGPEGPRRVAVERFLTGPFATDLRGGEILTAVEVPLPGEGARWGYWKFMRQVGEFAKASAAVLVDPGTGRVRCVLGALGRQPLLLGDPQAIVDGRVEPAEAVRAALPERAAADLALHVTALARALAEACGGAA from the coding sequence ATGAAGCCGGCGCCGTTCGACTACTTCGGCGCCGGAGGGCTGGAGGACGCAATGGCGGCGCTGAGCGGCGGTGCGGCGAAGCCGATGGCCGGCAACCAGTCGCTGGGTCCTATGCTGAACCTGCGCCTGGCGCGTCCGGCGGCGCTGGTTGACGTCTCGCTGCTGCCCGAGTTGCGCGGGGTCGAGGAGGGGCCGGACTGGGTCCGCCTGGGTGCGGCCGTCACCCACGCAGAGATCGAGGACGGGGAGGTGCCGGATCCGACGCCCGGCTGGCTGCAGGCGGTGGCTGCCAACATCGCCTACCGGGCGGTGCGCAACCGCGGCACGCTCGGCGGCAGCTTGGCGCACGCTGACCCTGCGGCCGACTGGTGCGTCGTCATGACTGGCCTGGGCGCCATGGCCCTGCTGGACGGGCCCGAGGGCCCACGCCGCGTGGCGGTCGAGAGGTTCCTGACTGGCCCCTTCGCGACGGACCTGCGGGGGGGAGAGATCCTGACCGCTGTCGAGGTGCCACTGCCGGGCGAGGGCGCGCGCTGGGGGTACTGGAAGTTCATGCGCCAGGTCGGCGAGTTCGCCAAGGCAAGCGCCGCCGTCCTGGTCGACCCCGGGACGGGTCGCGTGCGCTGCGTGCTCGGCGCCCTCGGCCGCCAGCCGCTGCTTCTGGGCGATCCGCAGGCCATCGTCGACGGCCGGGTTGAGCCGGCCGAGGCCGTGCGGGCGGCCCTGCCGGAGCGCGCGGCTGCGGACCTAGCGCTGCACGTAACGGCACTCGCGCGCGCGCTGGCCGAGGCGTGTGGAGGCGCGGCGTGA
- a CDS encoding xanthine dehydrogenase family protein molybdopterin-binding subunit: MGIDIEANGGATDASGKGVGARLQRREDDRYLGGRGRYIGDMRLPGMLEMAFVRSPLAHARVRGVTKPADGRERVFAAADLVGVQGIRADSGLPGFRSSVQPILAGEKVRYVGEPVAAVLADTRALAEDLAELIDVDFEELPAVHDMLRAREAHAPLLHEHWDENTFLESGVDTNFEAAIRDAAVVVKRTYRTARQCMAPIEGRGCIAVWDRHLELLALHSSTQMPHIVRTGLAECLGLDHGQVRVVSPDVGGGFGYKGVLLAEEVCVGFLAMKLDRPVRWLEDRREHLIAGANCREHAYEVTGYAAADGELLAVDCAAVVDSGAYSIYPFSACLEAAQVASILPGPYRMRGYRCKTWSVATNKPPILPFRGVARTGVCFAMELTMDTLARELGMTPEAIRQRNLVAPDQMPFVNITNKYFDSGDYPEALRRAVEAIDLQGVRARQASRTGRIRLGVGFAVFCEQGAHGTSVYHGWGIPMVPGFEQATARLTPDGGLELRVGVHSHGQSLETTLAQIAFEEIGVDPAKVKLVHGDTAYTPYSTGTWGSRCIVMAGGAVAAASAALGERIKRIAAHLMQADTAQVVLADGMARAGGSEISIAEVAKTWYRKPHLLPDDVDPRGLEATEGYKTVKDTGTFSYAAHAVVVEVDLDLGDIRLVDYVIVEDAGTMINPMVVDGQVYGGAVQGIGTALFEEVPFDAAGQPLASTLADYHLPVAADIPAIRILHMETPSPLSRFGQKGIGESGAIGPPAAIANAVNDALAPLGVEIAEVPMTPERVLRALAGAREAAE, from the coding sequence ATGGGGATCGATATCGAGGCGAATGGCGGCGCTACCGATGCGTCGGGCAAAGGCGTAGGCGCGCGGCTGCAGCGGCGCGAAGACGATCGCTACCTCGGCGGCCGCGGGCGCTACATCGGCGACATGCGCCTACCGGGCATGCTGGAAATGGCCTTCGTGCGCAGCCCGCTGGCGCATGCGCGTGTGCGTGGTGTGACGAAGCCGGCCGACGGGCGTGAGCGGGTGTTCGCCGCCGCCGACCTGGTGGGCGTTCAGGGCATTCGCGCGGACTCCGGCCTGCCGGGCTTCCGCAGCTCCGTGCAGCCGATCCTGGCAGGCGAGAAGGTGCGCTATGTCGGCGAGCCGGTCGCCGCCGTTTTGGCAGACACCCGCGCGCTGGCCGAGGATCTGGCCGAACTCATCGATGTCGATTTCGAGGAACTGCCGGCGGTCCACGACATGCTCCGCGCACGCGAGGCACACGCACCGCTGCTGCACGAGCATTGGGACGAGAACACCTTTTTGGAGTCCGGTGTCGATACGAACTTCGAAGCGGCGATCCGCGATGCTGCGGTCGTCGTCAAGCGAACCTACCGTACGGCGCGCCAGTGCATGGCGCCGATCGAGGGCCGCGGCTGCATCGCCGTCTGGGACCGGCATCTGGAGCTGCTGGCCCTGCACTCGTCCACACAGATGCCGCACATCGTCCGCACGGGGCTGGCGGAGTGCCTGGGGCTCGACCATGGGCAGGTGCGCGTGGTCTCGCCTGACGTGGGCGGTGGCTTCGGCTACAAGGGCGTGTTGCTGGCCGAGGAGGTCTGCGTCGGCTTCCTGGCGATGAAGCTGGACCGTCCGGTCCGCTGGCTGGAAGATCGCCGCGAGCACTTGATCGCCGGTGCCAACTGCAGGGAGCACGCCTACGAGGTCACTGGCTATGCCGCCGCCGACGGCGAACTTCTAGCAGTCGATTGCGCGGCGGTCGTCGACAGTGGCGCCTACTCGATCTATCCGTTCTCCGCCTGCCTGGAGGCGGCCCAGGTGGCCAGCATCCTGCCCGGGCCCTACCGGATGCGCGGCTACCGTTGCAAGACTTGGTCGGTCGCCACCAACAAACCCCCGATCCTGCCGTTTCGCGGGGTCGCGCGCACTGGCGTTTGCTTCGCGATGGAGCTGACCATGGATACGCTGGCGCGCGAATTGGGCATGACGCCCGAGGCCATTCGCCAGCGAAACCTGGTTGCGCCCGATCAGATGCCGTTCGTCAACATCACCAACAAGTACTTCGACAGCGGCGACTATCCAGAGGCTCTGCGACGCGCCGTCGAGGCCATCGACCTGCAGGGCGTGCGGGCGCGGCAGGCGAGCCGGACCGGCCGCATCCGTCTCGGCGTCGGCTTCGCCGTCTTTTGCGAGCAGGGCGCGCACGGCACTTCCGTCTATCACGGCTGGGGCATCCCGATGGTGCCGGGATTCGAGCAGGCGACGGCGCGCCTGACGCCGGACGGCGGGCTGGAGCTGCGCGTCGGCGTGCACAGCCACGGCCAGAGCCTCGAGACGACGCTTGCCCAGATCGCCTTCGAGGAGATCGGGGTGGACCCGGCGAAGGTTAAGCTGGTCCACGGGGACACGGCCTACACGCCGTACTCGACCGGCACCTGGGGCTCGCGCTGCATCGTCATGGCCGGAGGCGCCGTGGCGGCGGCGAGCGCGGCGCTGGGCGAGCGCATCAAGCGGATTGCCGCCCACCTGATGCAGGCCGATACGGCCCAGGTCGTGCTGGCCGACGGCATGGCGCGCGCCGGCGGTAGCGAAATCTCCATCGCGGAGGTGGCGAAGACCTGGTACCGCAAACCGCATTTGCTGCCCGACGACGTCGACCCGCGCGGGCTCGAGGCGACCGAGGGCTACAAGACGGTCAAGGACACCGGCACCTTTTCCTACGCCGCTCATGCCGTGGTCGTGGAGGTCGACCTGGACCTTGGAGACATCCGCCTGGTCGACTACGTGATCGTCGAGGACGCCGGGACCATGATCAACCCGATGGTCGTGGACGGCCAAGTCTACGGCGGTGCGGTCCAGGGAATCGGCACGGCCCTGTTCGAGGAAGTGCCCTTCGACGCGGCTGGTCAGCCGCTCGCCTCGACGCTCGCCGACTATCACCTCCCGGTTGCCGCCGACATCCCGGCGATCCGCATCCTGCACATGGAGACGCCGTCACCGCTGAGCCGCTTCGGGCAGAAGGGCATCGGGGAAAGCGGGGCGATCGGCCCGCCTGCGGCGATTGCCAACGCGGTCAACGACGCCCTGGCGCCGCTCGGCGTCGAGATAGCCGAGGTGCCGATGACCCCGGAGCGGGTGCTGCGCGCGCTCGCTGGCGCCAGAGAGGCGGCGGAATGA
- a CDS encoding MarR family winged helix-turn-helix transcriptional regulator: MPRAKAALAEQSAITPNWREGPLQGRPGFLIRRLHQIHTAIFAEECGEEKITPIMYSVLSALAQSGPVDQTTLASAVAIDKTNMADILERLRKRGLIRRRVAPKDRRVRLATLTEEAKSMLDRIDDKAERAHLRTVENLSPREQALFIHYMMRVVTAKGAAGDAPASDDRAEG, translated from the coding sequence ATGCCACGCGCGAAGGCCGCGCTCGCCGAACAGTCGGCGATCACCCCCAACTGGCGGGAAGGACCACTGCAGGGCCGCCCTGGATTTCTGATCCGCCGCCTGCACCAGATCCACACGGCGATCTTCGCCGAGGAGTGTGGTGAAGAGAAGATCACGCCCATCATGTATTCTGTGCTCTCCGCCCTGGCGCAGAGCGGTCCGGTCGATCAGACGACCCTCGCCAGCGCCGTGGCAATCGACAAGACCAACATGGCCGACATCCTGGAGCGCCTACGCAAGCGCGGCCTGATCCGGCGGCGCGTCGCGCCGAAGGACCGCCGGGTGCGCCTGGCCACGCTGACCGAGGAGGCCAAGTCTATGCTCGACCGCATCGACGACAAGGCCGAGCGTGCGCATCTGCGCACCGTGGAAAACCTGAGTCCGCGCGAGCAGGCGCTTTTCATCCACTACATGATGCGCGTCGTGACGGCCAAGGGAGCTGCCGGTGACGCGCCCGCGTCCGACGACAGGGCCGAGGGCTGA
- a CDS encoding hemerythrin domain-containing protein, with product MREALLWRGWACGGEWNMSIFKRLKADHELQRRLAERIMQTSGDSPDRRDAFATLKREIEAHASAEEQSLYATMMALPAGQPKARHSTAEHKEAADILEELTQLEMSSGAWLRRFEHLKQRLEHHLDEEEREIFPAANKLLSSSDVTDLAVIFDERKALKLKD from the coding sequence GTGCGCGAGGCTTTGCTTTGGAGGGGCTGGGCGTGCGGTGGGGAGTGGAACATGAGCATCTTTAAACGTTTGAAGGCGGACCACGAACTTCAACGGAGGCTCGCGGAGCGGATCATGCAAACGTCCGGCGATAGCCCGGATAGGCGTGACGCATTTGCCACGCTGAAGCGCGAAATCGAAGCTCACGCCAGCGCTGAAGAGCAATCGCTCTACGCTACGATGATGGCATTGCCCGCCGGCCAGCCGAAGGCGCGCCACTCGACGGCGGAGCACAAGGAAGCTGCCGATATACTGGAAGAGCTGACGCAGCTCGAGATGTCGAGCGGTGCTTGGCTACGTAGATTCGAGCACCTGAAGCAGCGTTTGGAGCATCATCTCGACGAAGAGGAGAGGGAGATTTTTCCGGCCGCCAACAAGCTGCTTTCGAGCTCAGACGTGACGGATCTGGCCGTGATCTTCGACGAGCGAAAGGCCCTGAAGCTGAAAGACTGA
- a CDS encoding GMC family oxidoreductase has product MKVVLLEAGPHLTADDFINNDWAAYEQLSWLDRRSASGSWRVAKDHPDEPVWHCAVVGGTATHSSGCCLRLQSYEFRVRTVYGDVRCASLIDWPVTYEHLEPWYDLAEQKMGVTRTGERPGLPANNNFKVMYRGAKAVSFDSVTTGRHVINSEPYDDHAATDQSGFTVQGDKSRAKWSTLYMETPKALATGKLELRPQSRALRIEHDAGGRATGMRFRVTGRSA; this is encoded by the coding sequence ATGAAGGTCGTGCTGCTGGAAGCCGGACCGCACTTAACAGCAGATGACTTCATCAACAACGACTGGGCGGCGTACGAGCAGCTCTCCTGGCTCGATCGGCGCTCCGCCTCAGGTAGCTGGCGGGTGGCGAAGGATCACCCGGACGAACCGGTCTGGCACTGCGCAGTCGTCGGCGGGACGGCAACCCACTCGTCGGGCTGCTGCCTGCGTCTGCAGTCGTACGAATTCCGTGTGCGAACGGTCTACGGGGACGTGCGGTGCGCCAGCCTGATCGACTGGCCCGTCACCTACGAGCACCTGGAGCCCTGGTACGACCTGGCGGAGCAGAAGATGGGAGTTACCCGCACCGGCGAGCGTCCCGGCCTTCCGGCTAACAACAACTTCAAGGTCATGTACCGCGGCGCAAAGGCGGTCAGCTTCGACAGCGTGACCACCGGCCGCCACGTGATCAATTCCGAGCCCTACGACGACCACGCGGCGACCGATCAATCCGGCTTTACAGTGCAGGGCGATAAGTCCCGGGCGAAGTGGTCGACGCTCTATATGGAGACTCCGAAGGCGCTGGCGACCGGCAAGCTGGAGCTGCGCCCGCAAAGCCGCGCGCTAAGGATAGAGCACGATGCCGGGGGACGGGCGACGGGCATGCGGTTCAGGGTGACGGGGAGGTCTGCCTGA
- a CDS encoding 2Fe-2S iron-sulfur cluster-binding protein yields MREIALTLNGASVAKPAEARTHLADFLREEHLLTGTHLGCEQGVCGACTLFVDGRPVRSCIALAVACDGAEVRTIEGFAGDALMTRLREAFKRHHGLQCGYCTPGMLATAYDIVRRIPQADVGRIRRELSGNLCRCTGYAGIVAAIQDVLANDPPPAAVLPKRRQRQRPETGGRQAAAAGSGAAAQTVPDSGPDTLPGFGAYAAPEALQGATLTRSIRVDAPLDRVWTVVRDIPAVVACIPGASLDGPMQGEALSGKCEVSLGPMTVAFRGTAAVRLDEATKAGQVRGSGRDGLSRSSLDGSLTFSLQRDGEATYLDLSMVYRLKGPLAQFGRPTLVAEVADRILAQAAADLAARATGTAPSAPVPRKLGGVGLIGGVLYRLFSRLLWRR; encoded by the coding sequence GTGAGGGAGATCGCGCTGACCCTGAACGGCGCGTCCGTCGCAAAGCCGGCGGAGGCGCGTACGCATCTGGCCGACTTCCTGCGCGAGGAGCACCTGCTGACCGGCACGCATCTCGGCTGCGAGCAGGGGGTGTGCGGCGCCTGCACGCTCTTCGTCGACGGCCGGCCCGTGCGATCCTGCATCGCGCTGGCCGTCGCGTGCGACGGTGCGGAAGTGCGTACCATCGAGGGCTTCGCGGGCGACGCCCTGATGACGCGCCTCCGCGAGGCCTTCAAGCGACACCACGGTCTGCAGTGCGGCTACTGCACACCGGGCATGCTGGCCACGGCCTACGATATCGTCCGCCGCATCCCGCAGGCTGACGTCGGCCGCATCCGGCGCGAGCTTTCTGGCAATCTGTGCCGCTGCACCGGCTACGCCGGAATCGTCGCAGCGATCCAGGACGTGCTTGCGAACGACCCGCCGCCGGCCGCCGTCCTGCCAAAGCGCCGCCAACGCCAGCGACCGGAGACCGGAGGCCGGCAAGCGGCGGCCGCTGGCTCAGGGGCCGCAGCGCAGACTGTGCCAGACAGCGGCCCGGATACCTTGCCGGGTTTCGGCGCCTATGCCGCGCCGGAGGCTTTGCAGGGTGCCACGCTGACCCGCAGCATCCGGGTGGATGCCCCGCTCGACCGCGTCTGGACGGTGGTGCGCGACATCCCGGCGGTGGTTGCCTGCATCCCGGGCGCCAGCCTCGATGGACCCATGCAGGGTGAGGCGCTAAGCGGCAAGTGCGAGGTCTCGTTGGGCCCGATGACGGTGGCCTTCCGCGGCACGGCTGCGGTGCGGCTGGACGAGGCGACGAAGGCCGGCCAGGTGCGTGGCAGCGGCCGCGACGGACTTAGCCGTTCGAGTCTTGACGGGAGCCTAACGTTCTCGCTGCAGCGCGACGGCGAAGCGACATATCTCGATCTGTCGATGGTCTACCGCCTGAAGGGTCCGCTGGCGCAGTTCGGCCGTCCCACCTTGGTGGCCGAGGTCGCCGACCGTATACTGGCGCAGGCAGCTGCTGACCTGGCCGCACGCGCCACAGGCACCGCTCCGAGTGCGCCGGTACCGCGGAAACTGGGCGGCGTCGGCCTGATCGGCGGCGTCTTGTACCGCCTTTTCAGCCGACTCTTGTGGCGCAGGTGA